The region CAATTTTACCCATATTCTTTTATCAGCCAAATCTACCTGTAATATAATCCTCTGTTCTCTTATCTGTAGGTCTAGTAAATAATGTTTCTGTTTCAGCAAATTCAACCATATCTCCAACTAAGAAAAATGCTGTGTAATCAGAAATACGTGCTGCTTGTTGCATATTATGTGTAACGATAGCAACGGTATACTTTTCTTTTAAATCACTCATTAAGTCCTCAATCTTTAATGTTGAGATTGGATCGAGTGCTGATGTTGGTTCATCCATTAATAAAATTTCTGGTTCTACTGCAAGCGCTCTAGCAATACATAGTCTTTGCTGCTGTCCGCCAGACAAACCAAGAGCAGATTTTCTTAAACGGTCTTTTACTTCATCGAACAATGCTGCTCCACGTAAGGATCTCTCAACAATTTCATCTAGTTCTGCTTTTCCTTTTATTCCATGGATTCTTGGTCCATAAGCTATATTATCATAAATACTCATAGGAAATGGATTTGGCTGCTGAAATACCATACCAACTTTTTTTCGAAGTAAGGTAGTATCTACTCGTTCTCCATAGATATCCTCACCATCAAGAAGAATCTGACCCGTAATCTTAATTCCATCCACATAATCATTCATACGGTTTAATGTCTTAAGAAATGTTGACTTACCACAACCGGAAGGACCTATAAAAGCGGTAATCGATTTCTCCTTGATATCCATATTAATTCCTTTTAGCGCATGATTAGTTCCATAATATAATTGTAAATCTCTTGTTATAATCTTATCCTTACTCACTTTATTACCTCCGATTCACGTCAAACTTACGTGCTAACACTTTTGTTAGAATATTAATACCTAAAACTATCGTTAACAAAACAGCAGCGATACCGAATGCTTGGTCATATTCTGCTTTTGTCATACTAAGGTAAAGCTGAATGGTTAATGTACCACCTGGCCCAGTTACCTTCGTAAATAACCCTTCCCCATATTCACCAAGTTTCGGTAATAAGTATCCACTACCTGCGGTAAATAAAAGAGCTGCGGACTCTCCGACAATTCTTCCTGTGGCAAGAATGATACCAGTAATAATCCCTGGCATTGCAGATGGTAATAGGATTGTTCTAATCATATGCCATTTTGTTGATCCCATACCAAGAGCACCATCACGATAGCTTTTTGGAACCGTCTTTAATGCTTCTTGAGTATTTCTTGTAATAAGAGGAAGCACCATTAAACTTAAGGTTAGGGCTCCTGTTAATAAGGAATAAGATAATCCAAGAGTAGTTCCAAAAAATACCATTCCGAATAAACCAAAGATAATGGATGGGATACCACTTAATGTCTCCGTAGTAAATTCAATTAATCGAACCACTTTTCCAGGCTTTGCGTATTCATTCAGATAAATCGCTGCACCGATACCAATAGGTGTTACTAATAATAAGGTTAAAATGACAATGTACAAAGTATTAATAATATTTCCTGCGATACCGAAGGTTCCTTTTATGGCACTTGGTGCAGTCGTAAGAAACTCCCAGTTAACGCTTTTGATTCCTCGAAAGAAAACATATGCTACAATACCAACAAACAATGCAATGGCGATTCCTGCGCAGAGGAGGGTAAAACCGATTAGAATCGTATCTTTTGATTTTCTTCTTTTCTCACAAATACTAGTTGTTCTATCCATTTTAGTTAAGTTGAAAGAATATCCTATCTTTCAACCTTTCCTCCCTTCTTAAGAATTCTATTTAAGGAAAGGTTTATAATCATGATAAACACGAATAATACCAAGCCGATTGTAAAGAGGACTTGACGATGAGTTCCTTGAGAATAGGACATCTCACTAACAATCGCTGTTGTTAAGAAACGTACCGAATTAAATGGAAGTGGAATATTTACAACACTACCACTTACTAAACTTATCGCCATCGCTTCACCAATCGCACGTCCGATACCTAAAATAATCGCTGTTACGATACCAGACTTAGCTGCAGGAAGTAATACTCTTGTTATTGTTTGCATTTTAGTAGCTCCTACTGCTAAGGAAGCATTTTTTAAAGAAGCTGGGACAGCACGTAGTGCAGAAGAACTAATGCTAATTACGGTTGGTAATATCATGATTGCTAATACTAAAACCGCAGATATTAAGTTGGAGCCACCAGTGTACACATGTGCTTTTGAATCTCTGAATATATGCAGTTCTAATTGGTACATGAGAGGATTTAAAATTAGTAAACCAAGTAAACCATAGACTACGGACGGAATTCCTGCTAGTAATTCTACCGCTGGAGTTATGATTGCTGCTACTTTTTTACTAGCGATTTCAGTTAAAAACACTGCGGTACCTACGCCAATTGGCACACCAATTAAAATCGCTGCAAGCGTACCAATGATGGAAGTTAAAATTACATAGGCGATACCAAAGCTAGGTTCTGCTGCTGTAGGTTTCCATACGGTACCAAACAGAATTTCTTTTAAACCTACCTTAAATATTGCTGGTACACCATTAATAATCATGTAGAGTGAAATTGATGCTACTGCAAGGACAGCAGCAAAAGCGCAAGTAATAAAAATACCATGCGCTACTTTTTCTACTCTATCAGTAGCTTTTTGATACATCCCGCCATGTATCGAACTACTTACTGGCATTGCTTTATCATCTTTCTTTTCTTTCATACACTGCTTTCCTCTTTCTATAGCTTTCTAAACCTAAGTACTTGGTTGCATAGGATGTACTCTCCTATGCAACCATTGAATTTCTTATTGTTTCTTCTTTTATTTCTTTTTATTTCTTTTTGTATTTCTTCTTATATTTCTTCTTAATATTTTCTTCTTATTATTTTCTTCCTATTATTTTCTTCCTAATTATCTTCTTAATTTTCTTCTATAAGTTTTTTCATACTTTATCTTCTTATTCTCTTCTTAATCTATGGAAATTAAACCTACCGCTTCAATGATTGCTTTTCCATCTTCTGAATACATATAATCGAAGAAAGCTTGAACTAATTCACTTTGTTCACTGATTGCACCTTTCGTTGCCATAACAAATGGTCTGCTTAAGAAGTAATCACCAGCTTTGATATTCTCTGCTGTAGGAGCTACACCATCTAAAGAAGCAGCATTTACACTATCATCAACAACATCAAGTGATACATATCCGATTGCACCAGGTATGGAAGCAACCTTTGCCATAACAGCTCCTGTATTATCTAACTCGTTTGCATATGCACACTGATCTTCAATTTTCAAGATTTCTTCAAAAGCTCCTCTTGTACCTGAACCAGCTTCTCTACCGATAACAACAATTGGTTGATTACTGCCACCTAAATCACTCCAATTACGGATAGTACCTGTATAGATACCAATTAAATCGTCCTTAGTTAAGTTTGTTACTGTATTCGCTTTATCAAGTACTACAGCAATACCATCGATTGCTACAATATTTTCAACTGCTCCGGCTTCTTTCTCCGCATCTTTCAAATTTCTAGAAGAATTACCGATGTCCGCGGTTCCTTTTAAAACTGCCTCGATACCTGCACCAGAACCAACGAATTCAGGTGTTACTATTACACCACCATTTTTACTCATAAAATCTTCTGCTACTGCTCTGCTTAACTTCTCCATAGAGGTAGAGCCTACTAACATAATAGATCCGCTTAATTTTTTGTTTCCTTGCTTGTTATCTTCTGCTTTTGTAGGTTCGTTTGTTGCACCTTGATTATTTGAATTTGAATTATTTAAATCCTTATTATTATCGCTTTTACTACAACCGGTAAGTACTCCTCCGATTAATGCTACGCAACATGCCACAATTGCTGCTTTCTTCATAAATTTTCTCATCATCATACATAATCTCCTTTTTTCATGGCTTTTATTTTTTTTCTATCCTGTTTACAGTTTTAATTTATCACACATAAATTATACAAACAATCATAGTACTGTATAAGTTGTGTGAAATCTATGTAAAATTACAGAATATTATTTTTTATAAAAATCATAAAAATAAGTAGTATATAGTGTCTTATCCACTATTTCATTACATAGCAATTACTTATAGATAAGAAGAAGCTTGCTTCGTGGACTTTTCTTTACCAGGGATAAAAAAACGGGATACCCCAGATATTAAGGCTTTTCCCTTAATACATTTGGTATCCCGTTTCTATATTACAATATTAAAAAAATCCTTTATAGTTAGCACTACGAACAGATACACTCTTCAAACGCTTCGGTTTTCATTGGTCTTCCGAAATAATAACCTTGCACCATATCACACTGTATCCGTTCTAGAAAATCGACCTGTTCTTTTGTTTCAACTCCTTCACAAAGGACAGTCATATTCATTAACTTCGCCATTCTTATGATACTTTTAATTACTACTTCCTCTTT is a window of Lachnoclostridium phytofermentans ISDg DNA encoding:
- the pstB gene encoding phosphate ABC transporter ATP-binding protein PstB, which codes for MSKDKIITRDLQLYYGTNHALKGINMDIKEKSITAFIGPSGCGKSTFLKTLNRMNDYVDGIKITGQILLDGEDIYGERVDTTLLRKKVGMVFQQPNPFPMSIYDNIAYGPRIHGIKGKAELDEIVERSLRGAALFDEVKDRLRKSALGLSGGQQQRLCIARALAVEPEILLMDEPTSALDPISTLKIEDLMSDLKEKYTVAIVTHNMQQAARISDYTAFFLVGDMVEFAETETLFTRPTDKRTEDYITGRFG
- the pstA gene encoding phosphate ABC transporter permease PstA, producing MDRTTSICEKRRKSKDTILIGFTLLCAGIAIALFVGIVAYVFFRGIKSVNWEFLTTAPSAIKGTFGIAGNIINTLYIVILTLLLVTPIGIGAAIYLNEYAKPGKVVRLIEFTTETLSGIPSIIFGLFGMVFFGTTLGLSYSLLTGALTLSLMVLPLITRNTQEALKTVPKSYRDGALGMGSTKWHMIRTILLPSAMPGIITGIILATGRIVGESAALLFTAGSGYLLPKLGEYGEGLFTKVTGPGGTLTIQLYLSMTKAEYDQAFGIAAVLLTIVLGINILTKVLARKFDVNRR
- the pstC gene encoding phosphate ABC transporter permease subunit PstC yields the protein MPVSSSIHGGMYQKATDRVEKVAHGIFITCAFAAVLAVASISLYMIINGVPAIFKVGLKEILFGTVWKPTAAEPSFGIAYVILTSIIGTLAAILIGVPIGVGTAVFLTEIASKKVAAIITPAVELLAGIPSVVYGLLGLLILNPLMYQLELHIFRDSKAHVYTGGSNLISAVLVLAIMILPTVISISSSALRAVPASLKNASLAVGATKMQTITRVLLPAAKSGIVTAIILGIGRAIGEAMAISLVSGSVVNIPLPFNSVRFLTTAIVSEMSYSQGTHRQVLFTIGLVLFVFIMIINLSLNRILKKGGKVER
- a CDS encoding phosphate ABC transporter substrate-binding protein, with amino-acid sequence MRKFMKKAAIVACCVALIGGVLTGCSKSDNNKDLNNSNSNNQGATNEPTKAEDNKQGNKKLSGSIMLVGSTSMEKLSRAVAEDFMSKNGGVIVTPEFVGSGAGIEAVLKGTADIGNSSRNLKDAEKEAGAVENIVAIDGIAVVLDKANTVTNLTKDDLIGIYTGTIRNWSDLGGSNQPIVVIGREAGSGTRGAFEEILKIEDQCAYANELDNTGAVMAKVASIPGAIGYVSLDVVDDSVNAASLDGVAPTAENIKAGDYFLSRPFVMATKGAISEQSELVQAFFDYMYSEDGKAIIEAVGLISID